CCAACGCCcgtttgtaaatataaattgttatatattacaGAAGATTGGCAAATTTGGCCTGCATATAAACTATATCTCACGAAATAACTTATCTTGTATCTGGATAGGTTCGATCGTTTATATCAGAGACATGTAtactaaatgtatttatatgtctgtgttgatatttatatatgttcaaCCGTGCTGATCATTTTTGGTGTTTTGATTTGGGTACCCACTTCGACTACAACCTGGCATGAAATGCTGATAATCCCTAGGCTATGACTAAACTACATCATTTGCAGAGAGATCCCTGAAATTTTGTCCAAATAGACACACACTTTCAGCATTTACAATGTACCACGAACACAAGTTTGTTACTGTTACCATAAACAACCCTCTGAAATTGTACTGTCCACAGTACTTTGTACCTTCTTTTTAGATTAAATCATTTATCACATTTATATAGACAATTTTATCACTTactaataaattttattaccaTTTAAACAAAGAGACTTCCCCCActttcatacaaataaattatttcacatatagcatgtatataaacttataataaaattagaatAGACAAGTAAAAAGAATTATCAGTGTACTCAACATGTTGACTGtgaattatatatgtatatgcattGCAAGAAGTACCTTCACTTGGAAGCAGTGTGTTGATAACACCCATGTTAGTGCTGTGATATCAAGATTGGGTTTAGTTTAGAGTGTCGATCACAGGATTTTTATTAGGCCCTTTTTATTAAGTGAGGAACATGTACCTTGtacttcaacttttttttaaattatcctATATCCCTCTGAATTGAGAatttttgcatttataaaaactttataaaaataaattaaacaaccTACCAaccaagtaaaaaaataaagagataaaaTTCCCTTTTATCTGCTAGGctataaatatacattatacaaatcattattgCATCAGACATGTTTTGGTATAAAATAAAGTCTGCAAtataaattgaaacatttatctTTTAGATAGCaaaggaaatatataaaaaaagatatagctCTAAGCCTCTTCTATTCAAGAATATTTTGATAAGTTTGGAgtagtgaaaaaaaatcaataattcatAGCTTTTCTAGATCTGCAGAAATAAAATTATGGTTTATGATAGAGAAAAGGTGAGTTTCTAGAAACTttgtattttgtgaaaattcacatttattaaagtgtcaatgaaaattaatattgatCAAAGATGTAAACCaatgtacaacatgtacaaaaaaagtgAGGAAAATCTCTAACACAGGTTTTAATTTCGTTCCATAattcaaaataagatttatatatttttatgatgaaatacCTAATCATGAAATGAGACTTAAGTGTAGATGATGCAACTTCTTATCAATATTAAGTTTTTCAGGTAAAGTAAGATATGTTCCTGTTGTTTGATTCATTGATCcctttaaaaagaatattgtgAAAGATTTACACATTTCAGGTCATTTGGAAATTTAGGTAAATGAGTAGGATTTGGTCTAAtctggaaaaaatattatattattttaaataaaaagggtGACATGTCTACatataacaaagaagatctacgtggtatgattgccaatgagacaactgtccacaagagaccaaaatgacatgtATGTATCTGGATTGTCAACtaatattttcatacatttcctttgtatataatatgagtgtaattttctttatttccaTAAAGTAATATAATCTAACTTTACAGACACCCTTTGATCCTAAtatgatgaaaaagaaaaagaagaagaagaaggtTCCATTTGATTTAGATGCAGCTATGGGGGATCCAGAAGGAGCAACAGATGGGGCACCAACCCCTGAAACAACGGAAATCACAGAGGAACCAGAGGAAAGCAAATCTGAAAATCAAAGGGAGAAAGTAGACGATGGTAATAAATAATGGggaaataattattaaatacatGTGAAGTGTACATGGCCATTCATGGTGTATTATTAAATACATGTGAAGTGAACATGGTCATTGGTGTAtgtaaatacaaacaaaatcagtcagaaattacatgtacatgtatattaaatgtCATtaattataccccacgcaacaaATTttggagggtataatgtttttgacctgtcagtcctgtttcttgtcattgCAACTCCCATccaaccacacaacagaatttaaTGAAAACCTATTTAGATAATatggacatactatgtagacctgtgtattgacaggaaattattattcaaatttgttttcttatacaattttttcttatagttattttaatTCTCcagtgacaatgtggggacaTATGGTATGTgtgcgtgctcactaaggttcttaaaatgttaataaaatacaTCCTGCGTAAgacaataaatattattgatattctaTATATGTccatatgataaataaaactgAACATATACTTAAGACAAACAGATGAATACACAAAGCtacattgatcatgttgatacaAAGAATATTTCATCTGTTAAAGCAATAATAACAAGGGTTCTTACTACTCTGCTTTAAGTCAAGTGAGTCATTTAGTATGACTTCCTACTCAGAAAGGTATAAGTCATCATGGTCATAGGACACCTTTTTCTGAGGATAGAGAGAAGAGAAAGTCTAATTTAGATGACTCTTGATATTCATGCACCAGGTCGATTTCTTTCCAACACAGCTCATTTGTCAATCTGGTTGACTTCTCCAATTAATGAATTCAAATTTCACAATCAGTTATAATAGCCACACTGTAAACCAATGACCACAATGTTCCCTGTATTGGTCCCTGGTACTCTATTAATTTGACTTCACCATtgtgtatacatggtataaacATTCCctaaaatgtacatttatttagGCTGTAGGCTGGAGCATTTGTGTTACCAATTCTTAAATACATTGACAAGAAAGTGTTTATTTCCCagattatcattttattttagattcaCTCTGATTCAGCAATGtgatgtataaaaacaaattgtttgaatattttcagATATGTCATTAGAATTTAGTCTTGGaatgaagaagaagaaaaagaaaaagaaagcaTTTGAACTTGATGACCTGGGAGATGCTTTGCCTGTAAGTATTTAGTATAAAGATTAGATCTTGTTTCAACCGTCATTCAAAGTGCTGTAGtcaacaatcaacaatcaattcatgattattttaaaaatgcaacatataaatgatttaaagtgGTACCTAACagtacagggagataactctgtaaaatcagcagaacgttttaatgacgttgtgttcaTAAGGGAATAtttagcttctcaatgatcaaaattggtgtttgtcaaactgctatataaccagtgtaatttttctgattaaacggttggttcaaattttttgaaatttttatatttttgtcaaagggtcaaagtaaatactttttcaaaattttaagaaaattaaacgagccacaaataattttagttaaagtgttaggtaccaccttaagaaaaATTTAACagctattaaaataaaaaatggagcATTGTAAGTAACACTAGACAACAAATTAAGTACATGTAACATATTCTTGTCAAAGCAGACCTGGCAGAATTTGTAGGAATAGCATGTTgatgttatttataaatttatttggaACTGCAGCATTggtttcatcaaaattttatttagttcTTATGACTTGTCCATAAAAAACCTTGTATTTTATAGGAATCACAAGCTTCAGAATCTAATGAGGCCCCAGAGGACCAAGATGGTGGAGCTGATGATGAAGCCCCAGGAGATGAAGATTTTAATTTAGCTCTTccaacaaagaaaaagaaaaagaagaagaaggtTGACTTTGATGCACTGGAATCAGAGGAACCAATGATGGATGAAGGTAGAAATAACTATTTTAGGAACTTatagataacaaaataatattatccAGATATTTCCATATACTCACTGGCACAGTTGTtgataaaaacttttgaatGGTGCACATGGTTGGACTTAATTTTCAGCGTGTTCTGACTggaagtatatttaaaaaagatgcTAAGACATCAAAGGTACAatcaaaatgcatgtcaaacaaaCTGACAGCACTCTGGcaagaaaaagaaaaggcaGAAAGGGGGATGTTGTCAACAATAAGTTAAAGATTTTGATTATGTCTGTTTAAGGGGGAACCACTTACTTATGTTGATATTTGTTTGCAGCTGATGTAACCAAGGCaaatctcatttccatggagataatTGGGTTTAAGTCCTTTAGTCATGgtaatttttgtaaagttaacattttaaagtattgccatttcaatttcaatatttgctttcattttactatcaaaattatcaaaattacatacAGTCAAAATTTCACTCTGTGtcaacaattttcattttgatttaacaGTTGATGAAGCAGAAGAAGCCAAGAAGGAAGAGAGATTAACAGGAGGTAGTTCTGGGAAATCTTGGTTGGACTCTGACAGGGATTACACATATGATGAGGTATATTTCTAGTTGTAGTTCTGGGAAATTATACCCCAACTCTAGCATTGGGGTCTATATTGAATTTACCTAGTCTATCTCGGTGTCCTTCTTCACACTTTTCTCATTTACTACTTAGAACAGAAAGACTTCATATTTGGTCAGCATCTTAAGAGTGATATTTTGTAATGAGTTTGCCCTTTACAGTTCGGTCAGACATCTTATTGCTGTATGATGGACACCTTAttcctatatcatgtatatagtccagtcaaactaagatttaacctcaaactaattgcaacagaaaatgttttacttctaatctatagcattatgccctttatatacacagaaaaaagttctataaaatctaacttgaggaaaactcaaaaatcagcatttttaatttcctatggaaattaacattggaaggggagataactctagtaaaaaaagtcttttttggtcagtttttggttctttttcttgaaatttatgttaagtatgatactttgatggggttataattTTGTGtatgactaaattatataatctgtGCATGAAATGCACAAAACAgaagtgttatgggtagttatattttttttcatgcatttttcattaaagaaattgcaaatttgaagctctgtaaccattttgaaaaaataatgtgaacatttagtattgtttatatctgtatattagtGGAAGAAGACGTCAAGTCTTCTGAAGACTTAAGGGGCTGACCATTGGCATTGAGTCTCCGTATGCCGCATTCATTTcgtgtattacaatttcaaaacaacttaGATACCTGACACCAATTTTTACACATGATTAGGCatctgaatcatttaatttgtaaattatgattgtataacaatcactatcgtaaatatgacccttttatttatgtaaattattagatttcatctcatccacatgaacgttatttgtttacttgtaacaggatgttttaactgtagatatttgtattacGCATGCGTGAATTTGGTATCGGGACAACTCGCCCTGTTTACAAGTTCGCCCttgaagttacgaatttgcaatcctgcagacaagaagattttgtttttatataaataaaaaggatatataaagtgttgacTTTATTCATGGTTTTCCTTTGTCATGTGAATTAGATGCCCTTCGtaacatacatgtgaacctcccgGCGGGAGAACAAAATTCCCGTTTTCAGGGGTCTCATCCCGTCCTCCCGTTTAGGAGAAAAAACTCctgtttatgaaatatttcatgaatgaaaattttcagacgccatatttgatcatttcttacTACTGCACGGATTtaattgacacctgtgttaaattttacctgaacatcaaagaagatgtataattatatggcttcacttgacagcttgggtgtcaaacatactggtaatcaacgatgtttacctccggctaactgccgttgtgttatcaaaacgatgtgtattgggaatattgaaatacttttttgttacttccctttgttttagcctgttttcagttattttgcttttaaaaatgtaaattgtaaaaagactataaatgattaatattttaatcaaataatcataaaatgatgttgattaaatgaatttaaatgattttggacaaataaaaaaattaaaatttataaattattgaagcaatctagacctcctttcaaggattacattgaagtttatatgataaatttgtttCTTACTGTTTAGAAGTCAACATACAATATGAGCAGCTAGACTGATACTTTTAAACACTGCCTTGTGATATTTGtgtgtaatatgtaatatatctgTTGTATATACAGGGACTAAACTTAACGCTCGCCCGGGCGCCCGAGGCGACCAGATTTTCGGCTTGGCGAATATATTTAGTCATCATGGTCGCCAAGCTGGCGACtaaaaaaattgaagtaaatCCCATTTGTACCCTTTCCCCCGCGATATTAACAAAGACTGTTCCCAAAAAGAAACCTGTTTGTCTTATCAAAGCGATATAGAAATGAGTATTTCCGAAAACCAGTAGGTTATTTGTAATAACTGAACCCATTCATATTGCTATGTTTTCAATCCGGAGTCACGatgttgcatatatatataccttcTTCTTTCCGCATGTTTTCTTAGTTCTACGATAATTTCATTATTGAAcagtgttttctattttactgTTCAATAATCATCGTGAAAGGGATGTTTTCTTATTGTCCTGTGAGTCATTACAAGTCTGTGTTAGACGGTAACTTGTTCCTGAATcgctttttacaaaaatatttaataaaaaacgAAATTTAAAATCTTGTAAATAAAAATCCCAAAATCTAGTTTGATTTCCAATCTTCATTAAAaacttattgaaaaatatattttgatcaacACTATTAGAGGATGGCTTGGATTGAGATAATATTTAATGTCCAAAGAAAGACTGTTTTGTTTCATACcatgaacatacatttaaagAAGAATCAAAGAAGTTTgtatttgaacatatatatatgaagacTTCTTCCTGTTTTACTTCTTGTATGAATGATCCTTCTTACGTGGGAGCACTTAACAAATGTACAAGTTTGTTAACATAAACATCAAAATGATTTGCTTTGCTTCATggtatgataatttgataaaaaaaatctgactggAACCAACATCAAGAACATATAAATTTCTGAATAAGGTTTAAATACAACTAATGTTCTCCAGCTGAGCCTATAGCTTGAAATATTCAAGgtaatttatataaagtatcCTTACAATCCCGGTTATTGCGCTAAAGTGCCCTTTCAGAAAACTAGCACCCTTCTGCCCTGAGATTTAAGCTGGAACACTGTTAGTAAGTATATACTAAGtaattttcagttttgttttattttagtataaatattaGTGGGCTCCTAAAATTTTAAGCGGGcccctgaaaaaaatatcttaggGGCCCAGCTGGCCCCTAGAGAAAAACAGTTAAGTTTAGTCCCTGATATATATGTTGaagaattgaataaagataaaaaaaaaagactaataaAAGGTCTAGTAGTTAGATTAATTCCtagtaaaatcttgaaatttaaatttgtaaatgttagtatataaatttatatattagattttaatgTGTAAGCTAAGAAATAGCAAGACATTTTACActgtttttaagtctttttaagCTTTCTACAAATATGACTTTCATAATGCTTAAAATCCATGCAGTACTAATGTTagtgtgttatttttttaattaatttacgatgttgcaaatatacatgtggagcttatttctttcttatttgtctaaacatttacaaatgataaggagatggagacatgaacaaaaatatatacagataagatatataaatataatgattcatttgcaagcagtgaacaatcatttgtcaaaaacaaaacaaaacaagaaacagattcttcttattattttatgttattcaaATAGAGAGGCAATAAGGGaactataaacattacaatttgatggaaatttgaagaaaaaacacaatttctacatcatttggttacatttacgacaaaatttatgtcgataaaaacacatgatgttttgaccattcagtacttaatagatgcatagttcttggggaaaagtttcatcaaataatatgaatataaatgatttttttttgtgctcatttttTGCAGTGGGTTGTGATGATCTTCCAGTTAGGTTACCCTCATTTGgagtgttgttcccaacctgttaaaGGTCCATCTTTgtgcattattcaaaattggaaatttcaacAAGCATCTAATATTCTTAATCTGGAAAATAAACCCTGGTCTGCTAGcttcatgtttatattttctaccgatttaatatatactagtaactagaatcatgcaaacagacttaaggaaaaggcatgtaagttcatcatacaaatatgacactttttctagacaatGACCAGATCTTGCAAAATTCGTCGCTAAAATTGTaacctttaaaattgttgtgGTGCAGTAAAAACCGATATGGgaactttcaaaagttggcgGGTATGTTACaagtcttactatttttatgctccatttatgggcaatatgttttctagtctgtccgtccgtcctgcttctggttataaagtttatggtcgaggtagtttttgatgaagttgaaatccaatcaacttgaaacttagtacacatgtgttcCTCTTGGTatgatcttcttaattttactgccaaattaaagattttacctaattttcatagtcaactgaacatagaaaatgattgtacggatgggaaatccatgtacttataaccttttcttgtttgaagaaaaaaatacattttaacaataacgGAACAAAGCAGCCTGGGTAAGTGGGGCTGCTTTTATGGTAATTCAAGTTACTTTTTATTCACCTTCTTCCACTTCAGAgctatcagctctttgattatattttttcagcaacttacttatctaaagaaactttaaaccacaaaaagaagaatacatgcttagttacttttattaaatttgagattctctaccttgacatgttgaaaaattcaataaatggtccactaatgaattacgaaatctagattatagctcgataaaatatatgaaaacagctaaattagagttgtttgttatactttaAAGACCACTAAAAAATCTAGAATCAATACACTCTGAtgaagttataattttgtatcaatttttattgatatttctgtttttttttgcaaaagttgtctcccttttcaatgcaaatctccataggaattttaaagggtgattttttttagtcttccccaagttagattttatgggacttttttctgtgtatattcggggtataatgctaaagattaaaacttaaaaatcttctgttgcaattactttcgggttaaagtaaaatttatgctagattgactggactaataTTCAATGTGttgaatagatatataaaaaaattccgAACTTTTCTCAACTACTTTGGAACAGAAAGATCTCATATTTTGTCAGCAGCTTGCTAGTGTTGTATCATCTGTGCACTCTCAAGTTCTGTTAGACCACTACTTCATTGATAATTTCAATGATGTGTGTTGGTATGTTAAGCAAGACAAATGCATTCTTGTAATGATTTGATtgtgacacattccccattcctttctcaatttttattGTTGAGTTAGATTTCTGTTTgtaccaaacaaacaaaaaactgtaTTGTAAAGTTAACAAATATGATGGACAgctat
This is a stretch of genomic DNA from Mytilus trossulus isolate FHL-02 chromosome 6, PNRI_Mtr1.1.1.hap1, whole genome shotgun sequence. It encodes these proteins:
- the LOC134721694 gene encoding eukaryotic translation initiation factor 2 subunit 2-like, coding for MEDDELTPFDPNMMKKKKKKKKVPFDLDAAMGDPEGATDGAPTPETTEITEEPEESKSENQREKVDDDMSLEFSLGMKKKKKKKKAFELDDLGDALPESQASESNEAPEDQDGGADDEAPGDEDFNLALPTKKKKKKKKVDFDALESEEPMMDEVDEAEEAKKEERLTGGSSGKSWLDSDRDYTYDELLSRVFDIIREKNPDMVTGEKKKFVMRPPQVLKVGTRKSSFANFADICRLLHRQPKHVLAFLLAELGTSGSVDGNNQLIIKGKYNQKQIENVLRRYIKEYVTCHTCRSPDTLLQKDTRIFFLQCETCGSRCSVASIKSGFQAVTGKRAAIRAKTT